From a region of the Odontesthes bonariensis isolate fOdoBon6 chromosome 2, fOdoBon6.hap1, whole genome shotgun sequence genome:
- the znf318 gene encoding uncharacterized protein znf318, giving the protein MFRGRPPPRGDYPPPFEGRGPPPPRSHPAPAYRDERNRPRPPYQPDYREHGHPDSYRHSPPRRRYTSPGAGSHRGGEYWAGGLPRERSPPQRAPPLDHNLVITVGNELTGPAPPRHHDRDYPPRPEYERSRPRSRSPDRSRAKSRGRSKSRGRSNRGHSPSPDRSRAKSRGRSKSRPPVRSRSKSKSRSRSRGRSRGRSRGRSRARSKSRQRSRSRSRRSSSSSSSGSAGKDQNKPKVRKGFKELEMARRRKELEEMLALPTKSILKKRNSDDSPSLRGPDSPPRSNMSRMADQLLQAVRSTDPHAVASMLAELRSDPQMAQRAGLDAEIKEILNLLGCSATAAPKKMADDIDDEEKFLYGDSEEPKPAPEPGQQSLNLYGDVTEDSLYGDVPPQRAVVSQVYGCPPGPSTQPQAPPTASKADGRYASRATISPDQNITIKVSNPAYPPGTEPLEESERQALEEYEKIQDLLKTIGLDLGVVEISNMAARTKERLQGSRPPPKTPTRRRRYSSGSSDDSRCSRGRRGRSHSNSSSSSSRSRSRGRGAEPGVGRGPEPRPDRGGSWSSDSEQKSAAPPKAYKDREAKSEWSEPPPRPLEPTAISPHPGLPIPTFPPPQVHSMLPPSFPPPPYSQYGNYLPYMTQQWPPMYPPPGMAPPPNAAVNEQPPPLPYQQPYDTPAPAGVKGPVRSGAQDGNKRSSQDRRVSEEQNNESQKQKVLEEREKLKEERETRMTKKECLIKELERLRKQQGELLRKKRREKDGHKDPLLQEISRLQEVVMTQISSLRKEHEAAEKKRNEIEKVALILGLNPSDRPRKTSKQPEVQEEEPPAQKKKLQPERRPEGEEAASCSSVKPTSAAPSLTPPAAATATPALPPDPFEYYDAGNHWCKHCNVTSGSMFDFFTHLHSKCHRKTLDPYDRPWASAPTKGSKSQLPEEKLTKPAKGSEFLVPVRGFFCLLCKDFYGDAICAEEHVVTHAHNEKYKKQMYENPLYEQRRNLDRQAGLALEASGKKRKHEDEEKGGKDKEEKAKHKKERRDKDKKEEGDAAQEEKFRVKKEEEENNLKPSKKEEDFKKSLEEERPSYSKKDEGEKFKYNKKEDKYRYSREDEDRAGRYRNSSKEEEYRYRCHKEGDDRPKYSQRDEDKYKHDRYSDVRFGYDRERDEGKAKAEAFRTLEEGREKPDLSRTEPPPKPYELPKIFCGPSPAMRAKLRKQSLEAGKPAAAPTAASFGKFTWKKKENVLAKEAQKVAAEFIKEDEMAARKQSASMEDSFAKSMAVAKEIAQKLGGEPATVSPPWVAANRGRIRPNLPAPAAQLRKPSMAGKPAPLNTFLNIRPQSTAVLGPSPGPLVRPQNAYTASLQAKPGPAGKPEPFGPKLPPSMSRSAPCEGSSSPALSPPSPAEPLPAPAPETEPDPAEPGSFQINCAPPVSDPLPVGPKPAPPGAKSAPMEAKPASALAATAPLPSSRATPGPAPPPSSRATPGPAPPPSSRATPGPAPPPSSRATPGPAPPPSSMATPGPAPPPSSMITPIPAPPPSMATPGPAPPPSMATPGPAPPPSSMATPGPAPPPSMATPGPAPPPSSMATPAQPAMIKIVSDVAAPGVPEDEQTCTVFVKPPPFLKLPQKSEKLKRNLAAAGARELFDIFYSSQTGPLSFSKPETNPRGDRSSSTTNPNSSLPAQPKTQTQTQTQSQPPKQAQPQPQPLTQCQPPTKVQTSPQPLSKDSPPSLRIGSDIQITSVWSLQSTTGPTAEVGPTAEVGPTAEVGPTAEVGPTAEVGPPAEVGPTAEVGPTAEVGPTAEVGPPAEVVPPETSSPTTQPKPKLTPPQSVQSVSQNPPSPPKSDPETDSAKQEPTHGLLPQPAPPPQSDQEDTYHPEIVLELQSKTRPGPRTRGKTAPAKRTPAASGPTRQTRSQTRCLTRRQQKQSQSEPEPEPEPEPEPEPEPEPASGDPDSSELKGLGPSDPDPESGSQPEAAAATEVDPSIMEITPETLGLPPDMTSLDFDYDFNFE; this is encoded by the exons ATGTTCCGTGGTCGGCCTCCGCCGCGGGGAGACTACCCGCCGCCGTTCGAAGGCCGAGGTCCCCCGCCACCGAGGTCTCATCCGGCACCGGCCTACCGGGATGAGAGGAACCGGCCCCGGCCTCCCTACCAGCCCGACTACCGCGAACACGGGCACCCGGACTCTTACCGCCACTCCCCCCCGCGGAGGAGGTACACTTCGCCCGGCGCAGGAAGCCACCGCGGCGGGGAGTACTGGGCTGGTGGTCTGCCGAGAGAG AGGTCTCCGCCACAGCGGGCTCCACCTCTGGACCACAACCTGGTCATCACCGTGGGCAACGAGCTGACCGGACCCGCCCCCCCGCGGCATCACGACAG GGACTACCCCCCACGGCCCGAATATGAGCGAAGCCGACCTCGCAGCCGCAGTCCAGACCGGAGCCGGGCCAAAAGCCGGGGGCGGAGCAAGAGCCGGGGGCGGAGCAACAGGGGCCACAGCCCCAGCCCAGACCGGAGCCGGGCCAAGAGCAGGGGGCGCAGCAAGAGCCGACCCCCCGTCAGGTCCAGGTCCAAATCTaagtccaggtccaggtccagggggaggagccgaGGAAGGAGTCGTGGGCGGAGCCGCGCTCGCAGTAAGAGTCGGCAGCGCAGCCGCAGCCGCAGCcgccgcagcagcagcagctcgaGCTCCGGCAGCGCCGGCAAAGACCAGAACAAGCCGAAGGTGCGCAAAGGCTTCAAGGAGCTGGAGATGGCCCGGCGCCGCAAGGAGCTGGAGGAGATGCTGGCGCTGCCGACCAAGTCCATCCTGAAGAAGAGGAACAGCGACGACTCGCCGTCACTCAGG gGCCCGGACTCGCCGCCGCGGTCCAACATGTCCCGGATGGCCGACCAGCTTCTGCAGGCCGTGAGAAGCACCGACCCGCACGCCGTGGCGTCCATGTTGGCGGAGCTGCGGTCCGACCCACAGATGGCTCAGCGGGCCGGCCTGGACGCCGAGATCAAAGAGATCCTCAACCTGCTCGGCTGCTCCGCGACCGCCGCTCCAAAGAAAATGGCGGACGACATCGACGACGAGGAGAAGTTCCTGTACGGAGACTCGGAGGAGCCCAAACCGGCGCCGGAGCCGGGGCAGCAGAGCCTGAACCTGTACGGAGACGTGACGGAGGACTCGCTGTACGGCGACGTCCCGCCGCAGAGGGCCGTCGTCAGTCAGGTGTACGGCTGCCCGCCGGGACCCTCGACCCAGCCGCAGGCCCCTCCCACCGCCAGCAAGGCGGACGGCCGGTACGCGAGCCGGGCCACCATCAGCCCCGACCAGAACATCACCATCAAGGTGTCGAACCCCGCCTACCCGCCAGGGACGGAACCTTTGGAGGAGAGCGAGCGCCAGGCGCTGGAGGAGTACGAGAAGATCCAGGACCTGCTGAAGACCATCGGGCTGGACCTGGGCGTGGTCGAGATCAGCAACATGGCCGCCAGGACCAAAGAGAGACTCCAGGGCAGCAGGCCGCCGCCGAAGACGCCCACGCGCCGCCGCCGGTACTCGTCCGGCAGCTCAGACGACAGCCGCTGCAGTCGCGGCCGCAGGGGGAGGAGCCACAGCAACTCCAGctcgagcagcagcaggagtcgGAGCCGCGGCCGGGGGGCGGAGCCAGGGGTGGGGCGAGGGCCGGAGCCACGGCCGGACCGGGGGGGCAGCTGGAGCAGCGACAGCGAGCAGAAGAGCGCGGCGCCGCCCAAAGCCTACAAGGACCGGGAGGCGAAGAGCGAGTGGAGCGAGCCGCCGCCTCGGCCACTCGAGCCCACCGCCATCTCGCCCCACCCGGGCCTTCCCATCCCCACCTTCCCCCCCCCGCAGGTGCACAGCATGCTGCCCCCCAGCTTCCCCCCCCCGCCCTACAGCCAGTACGGGAACTACCTGCCCTACATGACCCAGCAGTGGCCGCCCATGTACCCGCCTCCCGGCATGGCCCCACCACCCAACGCCGCTGTTAACGAGCAGCCCCCCCCTCTGCCCTACCAGCAGCCCTACGACACGCCGGCCCCAGCCGGGGTCAAAG GTCCTGTGAGGAGCGGCGCACAGGATGGAAACAAGCGAAGCAGCCAAGACAGAAGAGTTTCTGAGGAGCAGAACAACGAGAGCCAGAAACAAAAG GTTCTGGAGGAGCGAGAGAAGCtgaaggaggagagggagacgAGGATGACGAAGAAGGAGTGTCTCATTAAGGAGCTGGAGCGACTCAGGAAGCAGCAGG GTGAGCTCCTGAGGAAGAAGCGCCGGGAGAAGGACGGCCACAAAGACCCCCTGCTGCAGGAGATCAGCCGGCTGCAGGAGGTGGTCATGACTCAGATCTCCAGCCTCCGCAAGGAGCACGAGGCTGCCGAGAAGAAACGCAACGAGATCGAGAAGGTGGCTCTGATCCTCGGCCTGAACCCGTCGGACCGGCCCCGCAAGACCAGCAAGCAGCCCGAGGTCCAGGAGGAAGAACCGCCGgcacagaagaagaaactgcagccGGAGAGGCGTCCCGAGGGCGAGGAGGCCGCCAGCTGCTCCTCAGTAAAG cCCACCTCGGCGGCGCCCTCCTTGacgccgccggccgctgccacCGCGACTCCGGCGCTGCCGCCCGACCCGTTTGAATACTACGACGCCGGAAACCACTGGTGCAAACACTGCAACGTCACCTCCGGTTCCATGTTCGACTTCTTCACGCACTTGCACAGCAAATGTCACCGGAAG ACGCTGGACCCGTACGACCGACCATGGGCCTCCGCCCCCACCAAAGGCTCCAAGAGCCAGCTCCCCGAGGAGAAGCTGACCAAACCCGCCAAAG GTTCGGAGTTCCTGGTCCCCGTCAGAGGGTTTTTCTGCCTGCTCTGTAAGGACTTTTACGGAGACGCCATCTGCGCCGAAGAGCACGTCGTCACTCACGCTCACAACGAGAAATACAAG AAACAAATGTACGAGAACCCGCTGTACGAGCAGAGGAGGAACCTGGACCGCCAGGCGGGCCTGGCTTTGGAGGCCAGCGGGAAGAAGCGCAAACACGAAGACGAGGAGAAGGGCGGCAAAGACAAGGAGGAGAAGGCCAAACACAAGAAGGAGAGACGGGACAAGGACAAGAAGGAGGAAGGGGATGCTGCACAGGAGGAGAAGTTTAGAGtcaagaaggaggaggaggagaacaaTCTGAAACCGAGCAAGAAAGAAGAGGACTTTAAAAAGAGCCTCGAGGAGGAGAGGCCTTCGTACAGCAAGAAGGACGAGGGTGAAAAGTTTAAATACAACAAGAAGGAGGACAAGTACCGCTACAGCCGAGAGGACGAGGATCGGGCCGGGCGGTACAGAAACAGCAGCAAAGAGGAAGAGTATCGGTACCGATGCCACAAGGAAGGCGATGACCGCCCGAAGTACAGCCAGAGAGACGAGGACAAATACAAGCATGACCGATACTCCGACGTCCGATTTGGATACGACAGGGAGCGAGATGAAGGGAAAGCCAAGGCCGAGGCGTTCAGAACGCTCGAGGAAGGTCGAGAGAAACCGGACCTCAGCAGGACCGAACCGCCACCAAAACCCTACGAGCTGCCCAAAATCTTCTGTGGACCCAGTCCGGCCATGAGGGCCAAGCTCCGCAAGCAGAGCCTGGAGGCCGGAAAACCAGCTGCGGCGCCGACGGCGGCCTCGTTCGGGAAGTTCACgtggaagaagaaggagaacgTCCTGGCCAAGGAGGCGCAGAAGGTCGCTGCAGAGTTCATCAAGGAGGACGAGATGGCTGCCAGGAAGCAGTCCGCCTCCATGGAGGACTCGTTTGCCAAGTCGATGGCGGTCGCCAAGGAGATTGCTCAGAAGCTGGGCGGTGAGCCCGCTACCGTTTCTCCTCCCTGGGTGGCCGCCAATCGAGGACGGATCCGGCCAAACCTCCCCGCACCCGCCGCCCAGCTCAGGAAACCGAGCATGGCGGGAAAACCCGCCCCTCTGAACACCTTCCTGAACATTCGACCCCAGAGCACGGCTGTACTGGGCCCTTCCCCCGGCCCCCTTGTTAGGCCCCAGAATGCTTACACGGCATCACTGCAAGCCAAACCCGGACCGGCCGGGAAACCGGAACCATTTGGGCCCAAACTCCCTCCATCAATGTCTAGATCTGCACCATGTGAGGGTAGTTCATCTCCAGCCCTTTCTCCACCCAGTCCAGCAGAACCACTACCGGCACCGGCACCTGAAACCGAGCCGGATCCGGCAGAACCTGGATCGTTTCAGATTAACTGTGCTCCTCCAGTTTCTGACCCCTTACCTGTGGGGCCAAAGCCAGCACCACCAGGAGCTAAATCTGCTCCAATGGAGGCCAAACCTGCATCCGCCCTGGCTGCCACTGCACCACTCCCATCATCCAGGGCTACACCTGGACCAGCACCACCCCCATCATCCAGGGCTACACCTGGACCAGCACCACCCCCATCATCCAGGGCTACACCTGGACCAGCACCACCCCCATCATCCAGGGCTACACCTGGACCAGCACCACCCCCATCATCCATGGCTACACCTGGACCAGCACCACCCCCATCATCCATGATTACACCAATCCCAGCACCACCTCCTTCCATGGCTACACCTGGCCCAGCACCACCTCCTTCCATGGCTACACCTGGCCCAGCACCACCTCCTTCTTCCATGGCTACACCTGGACCAGCACCACCTCCTTCCATGGCTACACCTGGACCAGCACCACCTCCTTCTTCCATGGCTACACCTGCACAACCAGCAATGATAAAGATAGTCTCTGACGTTGCAGCTCCCGGAGTCCCAGAGGATGAGCAGACTTGCACGGTGTTTGTCAAACCTCCACCCTTCTTGAAGCTACCGCAGAAGTCTGAGAAGCTGAAGAGGAACCTGGCTGCAGCCGGAGCCCGGGAGTTATTCGACATCTTCTACAGCAGCCAGACGGGCCCCTTGTCCTTCTCCAAACCAGAAACGAACCCCAGAGGTGACAGGAGTAGTAGCACCACTAACCCTAACAGTTCACTTCCAGCCCAACCcaaaacccaaacccaaactcAAACTCAGAGCCAACCCCCCAAACAGGCACaacctcagcctcagcctctGACCCAGTGCCAACCTCCAACGAAGGTCCAAACATCCCCCCAACCGCTCTCAAAGGACTCTCCTCCGAGTCTCCGAATTGGATCAGACATTCAGATCACATCTGTCTGGTCCCTTCAGTCCACCACAGGTCCAACGGCTGAGGTGGGTCCAACGGCTGAGGTGGGTCCAACGGCTGAGGTGGGTCCAACGGCTGAGGTGGGTCCAACGGCTGAGGTGGGTCCACCAGCTGAGGTGGGTCCAACGGCTGAGGTGGGTCCAACGGCTGAGGTGGGTCCAACGGCTGAGGTGGGTCCACCGGCTGAGGTGGTTCCACCAGAAACATCTTCACCAACAACCCAACCAAAACCAAAATTGACACCACCTCAGTCTGTTCAGAGTGTGTCCCAAAACCCGCCCTCTCCTCCAAAATCTGATCCAGAAACCGATTCCGCGAAGCAGGAACCAACTCACGGACTCCTGCCCCAACCGGCCCCTCCACCACAGTCGGACCAGGAGGACACGTACCATCCTGAGATCGTCCTGGAGCTGCAGTCCAAAACCCGACCGGGTCCCAGAACCAGAGGCAAGACGGCACCAGCGAAGAGGACTCCCGCTGCCTCCGGTCCGACCCGACAAACTCGCTCTCAGACCAGATGCCTGACCCGGCggcagcagaagcagagccagtctgaaccagaacctgaaccagaacctgagcCAGAACCTGAGCCAGAACCTGAGCCAGCCTCAGGGGACCCCGACTCCTCAGAGCTTAAAGGTTTGGGCCCctcagatccagatccagagtcgGGCTCGCAGCCAGAGGCCGCCGCAGCCACCGAGGTGGATCCTTCCATTATGGAGATCACCCCGGAAACTCTGGGCCTCCCCCCCGACATGACTTCCCTGGACTTTGACTACGATTTTAACTTTGAGTAG